Part of the Methanothermobacter sp. MT-2 genome is shown below.
TCTCGGCGGTCCCATCACCAAAAAAACCCCTTATAAAAATAGGAGGGAAAAAATGACTAGGATGACCCGATTCGAAAAGGCTAGACTAATAGGGGCGAGAGCTCTTCAACTTGCAATGGGAGCCAAACCATTAGTCAAGATCCCAGAGACTAAAGACCCCATTGACATAGCCACACTCGAACTTAAAAAAAGTGTTATACCATTAACTGTTAGAAAATAAACTCTAAATCAACCACTATTTCTCCCAATTTTAGAGTTTA
Proteins encoded:
- a CDS encoding DNA-directed RNA polymerase, subunit k, which gives rise to MDIKKVRWNAGDPSSNLGGPITKKTPYKNRREKMTRMTRFEKARLIGARALQLAMGAKPLVKIPETKDPIDIATLELKKSVIPLTVRK